The following is a genomic window from Bacillota bacterium.
TCCCACATCGTCGCTATCCTGGCGATCGCAGTCGTCGCCGTGGCGTTGCCGCTAGGTGTTGCTAACCCGTATTACCTACACACCGGCATCGCCATGATGATCAACGCTGTCCTGGCGCTTTCTCTTAACTTCATCCTCGGCTACGTGGGGGAGAAATCGTTGGGGCACGCGGCGTTCTTCGGGATCGGCGGTTACACGGCCGCCCTTCTCTCGTTGAACCTGGGATTTCCGTCGTGGGCCACCCTCCTGGGCGGGGGGATCGTCGCGGGCATCTTCGGGGTGGCCGTTGGCTTTCCGACCCTGCGCCTTCGCGGCCCGTATTTCGCCATAGCCACCCTCGGCTTGGGTGCCATCCTGCAACTGGTCGCGACTAACTGGACGTCTCTCACCAAAGGGCCCATGGGCATACCCGGCGTTCCGCCTCTGGCCTTCGCCGGTTTTGTTTTCCGCGACGAGCGGCCGTACTATTACGTGGCCCTCGCGCTGCTGGCCCTCACGATGTATCTTACCTGGCGCTTGGCGAGCTCCCGGATAGGGAGGGCGTTCGTGGCCATGCGCCAGAACTTCGACCTGGCCGAAGCCGTAGGTATCGACACTTTCCGTTTCAAGCTCCTCGCCTTTGTTTTGGGGACAGTCCTCGCGGGTGTCGCCGGCGCCTTCAACGCTCACTACACCAATTTCATCAGCCCGAAGGCGCTAGAGTCCTATATCACCCTAAACGTCGTAACGA
Proteins encoded in this region:
- a CDS encoding branched-chain amino acid ABC transporter permease, which gives rise to MKLSHIVAILAIAVVAVALPLGVANPYYLHTGIAMMINAVLALSLNFILGYVGEKSLGHAAFFGIGGYTAALLSLNLGFPSWATLLGGGIVAGIFGVAVGFPTLRLRGPYFAIATLGLGAILQLVATNWTSLTKGPMGIPGVPPLAFAGFVFRDERPYYYVALALLALTMYLTWRLASSRIGRAFVAMRQNFDLAEAVGIDTFRFKLLAFVLGTVLAGVAGAFNAHYTNFISPKALESYITLNVVTMVIIGGEGTLIGPILGAVLVTLLPEVLRVADNFRLVIFGLILLLTIIYAPSGVVGLARAALRKRGGEQLA